A region of Actinomycetes bacterium DNA encodes the following proteins:
- a CDS encoding PIG-L deacetylase family protein: protein MAEPRRLLVVVAHPDDETFGTGSIIAHHARQGIEVTVCCATRGEAGEAPDWLPGEADLGEVREGELRRAAATLGAADVVVLGFGDSGMTGPAADTTLAGAPFDSVVAAVRDVVDRVDPGVVVTLDPVDTDGHRDHARIGQASIEACAGRAGIAVYAWTVARPVLARWFEELELLRPETEHLDLDREGFGRPEQDITTVVDTSDVLDVRLRASAQHRSQTPPFDGMSEDLRTLFLTRDTLVRIWPPWSGGQVEDRLSWP from the coding sequence ATGGCCGAGCCTCGCCGCCTGCTGGTCGTCGTCGCGCACCCCGACGACGAGACCTTCGGCACCGGCTCGATCATCGCGCACCACGCCCGCCAGGGGATCGAGGTCACGGTCTGCTGCGCGACCCGCGGGGAGGCCGGTGAGGCGCCGGACTGGCTCCCGGGGGAGGCGGACCTGGGCGAGGTGCGGGAGGGTGAGCTGCGCCGGGCGGCGGCGACGCTCGGCGCTGCCGACGTGGTCGTGCTGGGCTTCGGCGACTCCGGCATGACCGGGCCAGCCGCCGACACCACGCTGGCGGGAGCCCCCTTCGACTCGGTGGTCGCGGCAGTGCGGGACGTGGTGGACCGGGTCGACCCCGGCGTGGTGGTCACGTTGGATCCGGTGGACACCGACGGGCATCGCGACCACGCCCGGATCGGCCAGGCGAGCATCGAGGCGTGCGCCGGCCGGGCGGGGATCGCGGTCTACGCATGGACGGTCGCCCGCCCGGTGCTCGCCCGATGGTTCGAGGAGCTCGAACTGCTCCGCCCGGAGACCGAGCACCTCGACCTCGACCGGGAGGGCTTCGGCCGACCCGAGCAGGACATCACGACCGTCGTGGACACCTCCGACGTGCTCGACGTACGCCTGCGGGCCAGTGCGCAGCACCGCAGCCAGACCCCACCGTTCGACGGGATGTCCGAGGACCTCCGGACGCTGTTCCTGACCCGCGACACCCTCGTGCGGATCTGGCCGCCGTGGAGCGGAGGTCAGGTCGAGGATCGGCTCAGCTGGCCGTGA